From a region of the Nitrospira sp. genome:
- a CDS encoding NAD(P)-binding protein, which translates to MQRDKKGIAIVGAGLAGLTAAYFIRKWRRTLPITLFEATEREGGRLYTAGRPSGEHGARYVLGSELYINPGGDYGRDYSLPDGTTIGELLEDSRVPLSAWEKWPHCCILSTRIFRRVTPTGRELQKDFPGAAKVILQLQNSSQAATGTFPDWVKQNLSTGTNEREVRDSLKIIKMVLAGETCAPWTHLSAQYALECLASAVNAGEKWYIIRDGSERLITALSRPVAKSIQRKHDCLKIWKSPRKRVAVRYRTATGVHTSYFQGAIVASPNGDALVGRRSAKRHFHSYLNILIGFHTKPTLTDNPHVDLGDGLYTDDPLLNYLEVERKKHTWVLRILTPDAQRFAQWRDSQIIERCKKVLTNLGVANKWVGSPSIRRWEYGLPCGGISKKFDKVSDGMYLCGDRYGRWPSMAGAIVSGARAADALLNDLDL; encoded by the coding sequence ATGCAGCGGGACAAGAAGGGCATTGCCATTGTAGGAGCGGGGCTCGCTGGTCTGACCGCTGCCTACTTTATCCGGAAATGGAGAAGGACGCTGCCCATCACTCTATTTGAAGCAACGGAACGCGAGGGTGGCCGACTCTATACTGCTGGAAGACCTTCAGGAGAACATGGGGCGAGATATGTTTTGGGCAGTGAGTTATATATCAATCCAGGCGGTGACTATGGGCGAGATTATTCACTCCCTGACGGGACGACGATCGGTGAACTCCTCGAGGATTCTAGGGTGCCACTCTCTGCATGGGAGAAATGGCCGCATTGCTGCATTCTAAGCACACGCATATTTAGGAGGGTGACCCCAACCGGACGTGAACTGCAAAAAGATTTTCCCGGAGCTGCGAAGGTCATTCTGCAGCTTCAGAATTCATCACAGGCCGCGACGGGCACTTTCCCAGATTGGGTGAAGCAGAACCTTTCGACCGGCACGAATGAGCGTGAAGTTCGAGATTCTCTCAAGATTATTAAGATGGTTCTTGCCGGCGAGACCTGTGCTCCATGGACACATCTTTCAGCTCAATATGCGCTTGAGTGCCTGGCGTCCGCGGTGAATGCCGGAGAGAAATGGTACATCATCCGGGATGGCTCAGAACGTCTCATCACGGCGCTATCGAGGCCTGTCGCCAAGAGTATTCAGCGAAAGCATGATTGCCTGAAGATTTGGAAGAGCCCGCGAAAGAGAGTGGCCGTACGGTATAGAACGGCTACAGGGGTTCACACGTCATATTTCCAGGGTGCGATTGTGGCCTCCCCGAACGGCGACGCCTTGGTCGGGCGCCGTTCGGCTAAACGTCATTTTCATTCATACCTCAATATTCTCATTGGCTTTCATACGAAGCCGACGCTGACGGACAACCCTCACGTTGACCTCGGTGATGGGCTTTATACCGATGACCCCTTATTGAACTACCTTGAGGTTGAGCGCAAGAAGCACACCTGGGTGCTCCGGATACTGACTCCGGATGCACAACGTTTTGCACAGTGGCGCGACAGCCAAATTATCGAGCGCTGCAAAAAAGTGTTGACCAACCTTGGCGTTGCGAACAAGTGGGTTGGATCGCCCAGCATCAGACGTTGGGAGTATGGCCTTCCTTGCGGCGGCATCAGCAAGAAGTTTGATAAGGTTTCAGATGGCATGTACCTCTGCGGAGACCGGTACGGACGCTGGCCCTCGATGGCTGGAGCCATTGTCAGCGGCGCGCGCGCGGCCGATGCGCTGCTGAATGATTTAGACCTCTGA
- a CDS encoding translation initiation factor, with translation MKKKIRLPTDGGPIKWTSPFASLKQADLPSPSHTPPGSDQTNPVPVAAKKHRGRVDIIRQTAHRGGKTVTVVTGFVGIGQSEKEQLAKQMQKVCGAGGTVKDGRIEIQGDQRDVVARILTEAGFRPVFAGG, from the coding sequence ATGAAAAAGAAGATCCGCCTCCCCACTGATGGTGGACCGATCAAATGGACCAGCCCGTTCGCCTCACTGAAGCAGGCGGATCTCCCCTCGCCTTCACACACACCACCCGGTTCCGATCAGACGAACCCGGTGCCCGTTGCAGCCAAGAAGCATCGTGGCCGGGTGGATATCATTCGCCAGACAGCGCATCGCGGCGGCAAGACAGTCACGGTGGTCACAGGGTTTGTGGGGATCGGCCAGTCAGAAAAAGAGCAGCTCGCCAAGCAGATGCAGAAAGTCTGTGGAGCGGGAGGCACGGTTAAGGACGGACGGATCGAGATTCAAGGAGATCAACGCGACGTGGTCGCCCGCATTCTCACCGAGGCAGGATTTCGTCCGGTCTTCGCCGGAGGCTAA
- a CDS encoding carbonic anhydrase family protein, translating into MDSEHVFIYAGSLTTPPCSEGVSWYILSEPLRVAPVQIEQLGKFYSSNSRIVQNTNYSNSNAPRTVTIHKQVHIDRDHHWDFDGPKH; encoded by the coding sequence ATGGATAGTGAGCACGTGTTTATCTATGCAGGCTCTTTAACCACGCCGCCATGCAGCGAAGGGGTGAGCTGGTATATCTTGTCCGAACCGCTACGAGTAGCTCCTGTCCAGATTGAGCAACTCGGAAAGTTCTATTCGTCGAACAGTCGCATCGTGCAAAACACGAATTACAGCAACTCTAACGCTCCACGGACGGTAACAATTCATAAACAAGTGCACATCGATCGGGACCATCATTGGGATTTCGACGGGCCCAAGCATTAG
- the tmpT gene encoding thiopurine S-methyltransferase: protein MDPSFWHQRWEKNEIAFHEAKANPLLVKHFHELSLAKGRRIFVPLCGKTLDISWLLSRGCRVAGAELSQLAIEQLFVDLGLQPEIATVGTVEQWSANNLDIFVGDIFAVSKNMLGPVDAVYDRAALVAFPEDMRKRYTAHLTELTGKAPQLLISYDYDQSLMAGPPFAVSNEEVHRHYATVYDLTLLSSTDVPGGLKGKGPAKENVWLLKRR from the coding sequence ATGGACCCAAGTTTTTGGCACCAACGGTGGGAAAAAAATGAAATCGCCTTCCATGAAGCCAAAGCGAATCCGCTTCTGGTCAAACATTTCCATGAGCTGTCTTTAGCCAAAGGCCGCCGGATCTTTGTCCCCCTGTGCGGCAAAACGCTGGATATCTCATGGCTGCTGTCCCGTGGCTGCCGTGTCGCCGGAGCCGAATTGAGTCAGCTCGCCATCGAGCAACTATTCGTTGATCTTGGACTGCAACCGGAGATCGCAACCGTCGGTACCGTCGAGCAGTGGAGCGCGAACAACCTCGATATCTTTGTCGGTGATATCTTTGCGGTGTCTAAAAATATGCTCGGCCCTGTCGATGCCGTCTATGACCGAGCGGCGTTGGTGGCCTTCCCTGAAGACATGCGAAAGCGTTATACCGCCCACCTCACGGAGCTCACCGGCAAGGCGCCACAATTACTGATTTCCTACGACTATGACCAGAGCCTGATGGCAGGCCCCCCGTTTGCCGTGAGTAACGAAGAAGTCCACCGGCACTATGCTACGGTATATGACCTCACCCTCCTGAGCAGCACCGACGTTCCAGGTGGGTTGAAGGGGAAAGGACCGGCCAAGGAGAATGTCTGGCTGCTGAAGAGAAGATGA
- a CDS encoding YaeQ family protein: MASNATIYKAVLQIADLDRQYFQDHALTLARHPSETEERMMVRVLAFALHAHEALSFGRGVSTEDEPALWQRDFTGSIDLWIEIGQPDEKTLRQACGRSKQVIVYVYGARSAEVWWANQSSSLDRLKNLAVTLLPVEGIRALGSMAKPSMQLQWTIQDGHLWIADGAQTLHLELLRLKG; the protein is encoded by the coding sequence ATGGCTTCCAACGCGACCATCTATAAAGCCGTGCTGCAGATCGCGGATCTGGATCGCCAGTACTTCCAGGATCATGCACTTACGCTGGCGCGCCATCCGTCGGAGACCGAAGAGCGCATGATGGTACGAGTGCTTGCCTTCGCGCTCCACGCACACGAGGCCTTGTCATTCGGCCGCGGGGTGAGCACCGAAGATGAACCGGCCCTGTGGCAACGGGATTTCACCGGCTCGATCGATCTCTGGATCGAGATCGGCCAGCCGGATGAGAAGACTCTTCGGCAGGCGTGCGGCCGCTCCAAACAGGTCATCGTTTATGTCTATGGAGCCCGCAGCGCGGAGGTATGGTGGGCGAACCAGAGTTCGTCGCTCGACCGGCTGAAGAATCTCGCCGTGACGCTGCTCCCGGTGGAGGGCATTCGGGCCCTCGGGTCGATGGCGAAACCCAGCATGCAGTTACAATGGACTATCCAAGACGGGCATCTCTGGATCGCAGATGGTGCCCAGACCCTCCATCTCGAATTACTGCGATTGAAGGGCTGA
- a CDS encoding isoprenylcysteine carboxylmethyltransferase family protein has protein sequence MLNALELKVPPLVLVFVSGALMWLVSASPTFTFALPWRSTFAPIFYTVGSAIVVAGVLTFRRMKTTVNPLTPEATTTMVTSGIYRFTRNPMYLGFFLVLIGWAIYLSNWLAFAVLPLFVWYMNRFQILPEERALSSKFPEAFTTYKRSVRRWV, from the coding sequence ATGCTCAATGCTCTGGAACTAAAAGTGCCCCCTCTTGTGCTTGTATTCGTGTCCGGCGCGCTGATGTGGCTCGTCTCTGCCAGTCCTACGTTCACCTTCGCACTGCCATGGCGTTCGACGTTTGCACCCATTTTTTATACAGTCGGATCAGCGATCGTGGTGGCCGGCGTCTTGACGTTTCGCCGAATGAAAACCACCGTCAATCCACTTACGCCGGAAGCAACCACGACGATGGTGACCTCGGGCATCTACCGCTTCACCCGTAATCCGATGTATCTGGGATTCTTTTTGGTTCTGATTGGATGGGCGATTTATCTCTCTAACTGGCTGGCCTTCGCAGTTCTACCGCTTTTCGTATGGTACATGAATCGTTTTCAAATCCTACCCGAGGAACGAGCCTTGAGCTCCAAATTCCCAGAGGCCTTTACAACATACAAGCGCTCAGTTCGCCGATGGGTATGA
- a CDS encoding SDR family oxidoreductase encodes MAPIFTGKVALVTGGNSGIGLATALAFANAGARVVITGRDQLSLDQAAAQLGKHVIAVRSDAGSVSDGNKLAALLQQQDVKLDAIFLNAGISRFTPIEAVEEQTWDMTFNINVKGPYFLIKSLLPILNSGAAIVLNGSINAHMGMPNTTVYAASKAALISLAKTLSAELLHRGIRVNVVSPGPIRTPLYDRLGLPAGQVSEVASHIQAQVPLKRFGTPEEIANAVLYLAGPESAFVVGTELVVDGGMSQL; translated from the coding sequence ATGGCACCGATTTTCACAGGAAAAGTGGCGCTCGTGACCGGCGGCAACAGTGGAATCGGTTTGGCCACCGCACTCGCGTTTGCGAATGCAGGCGCACGCGTCGTGATCACGGGACGCGATCAACTGAGCCTCGACCAAGCCGCGGCTCAGTTGGGGAAGCACGTCATCGCCGTGCGAAGCGATGCCGGGAGCGTCTCTGATGGAAACAAGCTTGCCGCATTACTCCAACAGCAGGACGTGAAACTCGATGCCATCTTTCTCAATGCGGGCATCAGTAGATTTACTCCGATCGAAGCCGTTGAAGAACAGACGTGGGATATGACCTTCAACATCAACGTCAAAGGTCCCTATTTTCTGATCAAGTCCCTGCTTCCGATCTTGAACTCGGGTGCGGCGATCGTGCTGAACGGCTCGATCAACGCCCACATGGGGATGCCCAATACAACGGTATACGCCGCGAGCAAGGCGGCGCTGATCTCGTTGGCAAAGACACTGTCTGCTGAACTGTTGCACAGAGGCATTCGCGTCAACGTGGTCAGTCCTGGTCCTATCCGCACTCCGCTCTATGACCGCTTGGGACTCCCCGCGGGACAAGTCTCGGAAGTCGCCTCGCACATTCAAGCCCAGGTTCCGCTCAAGCGATTTGGGACGCCCGAGGAAATCGCGAACGCTGTCCTGTATCTCGCCGGTCCCGAATCCGCATTTGTCGTGGGCACCGAACTGGTGGTTGACGGGGGCATGAGCCAGCTCTGA
- a CDS encoding RidA family protein, translating into MTHDAVLKELHIVLPEPPKPLGAYVPAVEAGGLLFISGMLPVKDQRPCWTGRVGAELTVEAGRDAARLAALNGLAVARAYLGSLDRIHRLVRLTVHIAGSLDFEAHAAVADGASEVLEALFKRVGGHARLALGAASLPGHMPVEVELIFAVAPAR; encoded by the coding sequence ATGACACACGATGCTGTGCTCAAGGAATTGCATATCGTCTTGCCGGAGCCACCCAAACCTTTGGGCGCCTATGTGCCCGCTGTCGAGGCAGGCGGCTTGCTGTTCATCAGTGGTATGCTGCCCGTCAAAGACCAGCGACCATGTTGGACCGGTCGAGTCGGCGCAGAACTGACGGTTGAGGCGGGCCGAGACGCCGCACGACTCGCCGCGCTTAATGGGTTGGCGGTGGCCCGTGCCTACCTTGGATCGCTGGATCGCATTCATCGTCTCGTACGGCTGACAGTGCATATTGCCGGTTCGCTTGATTTCGAGGCTCATGCGGCCGTCGCCGATGGAGCATCCGAGGTTCTGGAGGCGCTCTTCAAGCGTGTCGGCGGACACGCTCGCCTGGCGTTGGGGGCCGCGTCGCTGCCAGGGCACATGCCGGTCGAAGTGGAACTTATCTTCGCGGTCGCACCTGCACGTTGA
- a CDS encoding NAD(P)-binding domain-containing protein codes for MTTIGILGTGRMGVRLADAFAKAGHEVVLASRDLGRARHIAEGLGLPGIRPGTYEQAADAPFVLPAMFLRDGLVATLHAYRHQMAGKILIDITNPFNDDYSDFILPWDTSGAEELRRHFPETRLVGAFKNVWWEVFDAPTFDGTVSDVFVVGDDQDAKHAFMKIAEPMPFRFIDAGRLANARIVERMTLLSGELGQRYHYFPRMNYRFVGEPWTPGRADRHNHLIQRSQEGMTP; via the coding sequence ATGACTACAATAGGTATTCTGGGAACGGGCCGAATGGGCGTGCGGTTAGCAGACGCGTTTGCCAAGGCGGGTCATGAGGTTGTGCTGGCATCGCGGGACTTGGGGCGAGCGCGGCACATAGCAGAGGGATTAGGCCTGCCAGGCATTCGCCCGGGCACGTATGAGCAAGCAGCCGACGCTCCATTTGTCTTGCCTGCCATGTTCCTGAGAGATGGGCTGGTCGCGACACTGCACGCCTATCGACATCAGATGGCAGGAAAAATCTTGATCGACATTACGAATCCGTTCAATGACGACTACTCCGATTTTATTCTGCCTTGGGACACGAGCGGTGCAGAGGAACTTCGGCGGCACTTTCCTGAGACGAGACTCGTGGGAGCATTCAAGAATGTCTGGTGGGAAGTCTTTGATGCTCCGACCTTCGATGGAACCGTGAGCGACGTATTCGTCGTGGGCGACGATCAGGACGCCAAACATGCATTCATGAAAATCGCCGAGCCCATGCCGTTCCGCTTTATCGATGCCGGCCGTCTGGCCAATGCCCGTATCGTTGAGCGGATGACGTTGCTGAGCGGTGAACTCGGCCAGCGCTATCATTACTTTCCAAGAATGAATTACCGTTTCGTGGGAGAACCGTGGACTCCAGGGCGCGCCGATCGTCATAATCATCTCATTCAACGTTCACAGGAAGGCATGACTCCATGA
- a CDS encoding TetR/AcrR family transcriptional regulator: protein MSRLDTKTAIMDAAQSLIQRGGANAMSYQDISDAVGIRKASIHHHFPTKEHLIGAVIERYTAYFLGVVDGIVTSEQDAATKVRRYAALFEATLCDGKQDKACLCGMLGAELSTLGSPSAAGVRRFYRENEIRLARVLEEGRENGQFHFKGDAKLVAAMVFSLLEGGALVARAEGGHKRLHAMVEQTLKLLQR, encoded by the coding sequence ATGTCTCGATTGGATACCAAGACCGCGATCATGGACGCCGCGCAGTCACTCATCCAGCGCGGCGGTGCCAATGCCATGAGTTATCAGGACATCAGTGATGCGGTTGGGATCCGGAAGGCAAGCATCCACCATCACTTCCCCACGAAGGAGCACCTGATCGGCGCAGTGATTGAACGATACACGGCGTATTTTCTTGGCGTGGTGGACGGCATCGTCACCTCTGAGCAGGACGCTGCAACGAAGGTTCGCCGGTATGCCGCGCTGTTCGAGGCGACACTCTGCGATGGCAAGCAAGATAAAGCCTGCCTGTGCGGCATGCTGGGAGCTGAACTTTCGACCTTGGGAAGCCCGTCCGCGGCGGGTGTGCGACGGTTCTATCGGGAAAACGAGATTCGGCTGGCTCGCGTCCTGGAGGAAGGTCGAGAAAACGGGCAGTTTCACTTCAAAGGGGACGCGAAGCTGGTGGCGGCGATGGTGTTCTCACTCCTGGAAGGAGGCGCATTGGTCGCGCGGGCAGAGGGTGGGCATAAGAGACTCCACGCCATGGTGGAGCAAACCTTGAAGCTGTTGCAGCGATAG
- a CDS encoding YggS family pyridoxal phosphate-dependent enzyme, whose protein sequence is MNVDPADSSTTLHEQHGRWPRAESVEDFRRNLAAVHARIAAACQRAGRDPASVRLLPVSKTVDEERIRMSYAAGCRFLGENKVQEAHRKWNAMTDLTDLRWSVIGHLQTNKAKLVARFAAEFQALDSLRVAEALERRLQAEGRALDVFVQINTSGESSKYGLPPEEAAAFLQALPTFSSLRVRGFMTLALLSTDAVRVRRCFVLLRELRDQLRQTAPDGVLLDELSMGMSGDYEIAIEEGATIVRVGQAIYGARSTPDTYYWPAAEDEEPRS, encoded by the coding sequence ATGAACGTAGATCCTGCCGACTCCTCGACAACCTTACACGAACAGCACGGACGCTGGCCGCGAGCCGAATCCGTGGAAGACTTCCGTCGCAACCTCGCGGCCGTCCATGCACGCATCGCAGCGGCATGCCAGCGGGCCGGGCGCGATCCTGCGAGTGTGCGTTTGCTGCCCGTGAGCAAGACCGTGGATGAGGAGCGCATTCGCATGTCCTATGCTGCGGGCTGCCGTTTTCTCGGCGAAAACAAGGTTCAAGAGGCGCATCGCAAATGGAACGCCATGACCGACCTCACTGACCTGCGCTGGTCGGTGATCGGTCATTTACAGACCAACAAGGCGAAGTTGGTGGCGCGTTTCGCGGCTGAATTTCAGGCACTCGACAGCCTACGGGTAGCCGAGGCACTAGAGCGGCGCTTGCAGGCCGAAGGCCGCGCACTGGACGTGTTCGTTCAGATCAATACCTCAGGAGAATCCAGCAAATATGGCTTGCCCCCTGAGGAGGCGGCCGCCTTTCTGCAAGCTCTGCCGACCTTCTCGTCGTTGCGTGTTCGCGGTTTCATGACGCTGGCGCTGCTGTCCACCGATGCTGTGCGGGTACGCCGATGCTTCGTGCTGTTACGCGAGCTGCGCGACCAACTGCGGCAGACGGCGCCAGATGGGGTCTTGCTGGACGAGCTGTCGATGGGTATGTCCGGTGACTACGAGATCGCCATCGAGGAAGGCGCCACGATCGTGCGTGTGGGTCAGGCCATCTATGGCGCACGGTCTACGCCCGATACCTATTACTGGCCGGCGGCTGAAGATGAAGAACCGCGTTCATGA
- a CDS encoding tetratricopeptide repeat protein, translated as MRNRVRQISAFTFGSVRDRIAHLSGIIRRSDPLHSAHDSGRRHVMKSAYIIGFAAAALLTSGAPTLATESTEAPAPPSPSGTVPLYTDLGSHHKRISTRVPATQKYFDQGLRFVYGFNHAEAIRSFTRAAELDPTCAVCYWGIALAYGPHVNAPMDSASGLAAYAAVQKALALKSHATAPERAYIEALAQRYEADPPADRVRLDTAYSRAMEQVTKTYPKDLDAATLYAESLMDLRPWNYWQPDGTPYPGTKEIVRQLERVISRNPNHPGACHYYIHAVEAVNPKAAVPCAERLARLMPGEGHMVHMPAHIYIRVGRWNDAVQANHHAIHSDEVFIDGQHPMGVYPLAYYPHNIHFLAFASTMAGRSAQALEASNTLTSKVNLDAARQVGMLQEMLPYHALTLTTFGRWDEVLAAPLPPEDIRFSYAMASYARGVAHAAKGEWPEAQAALDTVTAADAATAEGAEGKTALSIAVHALSGEIATRRGDLDAGINHFREAAKIEDGGLYFEPPKWYYPIRHSLGVALIKGGQHAEAEKVYREDLRRFPENGWSLFGLAQALRAQGKDTEAAAAEARYRRAWPDTDVTLTASRF; from the coding sequence TTGAGGAACCGTGTAAGGCAAATTTCTGCCTTCACCTTCGGTTCTGTCCGCGATAGGATAGCTCACCTTAGCGGTATCATCCGACGGTCCGACCCATTGCATTCCGCGCATGACAGCGGAAGGAGGCACGTCATGAAGTCCGCCTACATCATTGGATTCGCCGCGGCAGCTCTGCTGACCAGCGGTGCACCCACCTTAGCCACAGAGTCGACGGAGGCGCCCGCTCCTCCGAGCCCGTCCGGCACGGTGCCCCTTTATACAGACCTCGGCTCTCATCACAAACGCATTTCCACTCGAGTCCCGGCCACACAGAAGTATTTCGATCAGGGCCTGCGATTCGTCTATGGGTTCAATCATGCGGAAGCGATCCGCTCGTTCACTCGCGCCGCAGAGCTGGATCCCACCTGCGCCGTGTGCTACTGGGGGATTGCCCTCGCCTATGGCCCGCACGTCAACGCTCCCATGGATTCGGCAAGCGGACTCGCGGCCTACGCGGCGGTACAGAAGGCGCTGGCGCTCAAATCTCACGCCACGGCGCCTGAGCGCGCGTACATCGAGGCGCTCGCGCAGCGCTACGAGGCGGACCCACCCGCCGATCGTGTCCGGTTGGACACCGCATACTCTCGCGCGATGGAGCAGGTCACCAAGACGTACCCTAAAGACCTCGACGCCGCAACCCTGTACGCGGAATCGCTGATGGACCTTCGCCCATGGAACTACTGGCAACCCGACGGGACTCCCTACCCCGGCACGAAGGAAATCGTCCGCCAACTCGAAAGAGTGATCTCGCGCAATCCCAATCACCCGGGCGCCTGTCATTACTACATCCACGCAGTTGAAGCCGTGAATCCGAAGGCTGCGGTGCCGTGCGCCGAACGGCTCGCTCGGCTCATGCCGGGTGAAGGACACATGGTCCACATGCCCGCGCATATTTATATCCGCGTCGGACGATGGAACGACGCCGTGCAGGCCAATCACCATGCCATCCACAGCGACGAGGTGTTCATCGACGGACAGCACCCGATGGGCGTCTATCCGCTCGCCTACTACCCGCATAACATCCACTTCCTCGCCTTCGCCTCCACGATGGCGGGACGAAGTGCGCAGGCGCTTGAAGCGTCCAATACGCTCACTTCTAAAGTGAACCTCGACGCCGCGCGCCAGGTCGGGATGCTGCAAGAGATGCTGCCGTACCATGCGCTCACGCTCACGACGTTCGGAAGATGGGACGAAGTGCTAGCCGCGCCCCTTCCGCCCGAAGACATTCGCTTTTCGTATGCCATGGCCTCCTACGCCCGCGGCGTGGCGCACGCCGCCAAAGGAGAGTGGCCCGAAGCGCAAGCCGCGCTCGACACGGTGACGGCGGCCGACGCCGCGACGGCCGAAGGAGCCGAAGGCAAGACCGCACTCTCGATTGCCGTGCATGCGCTGTCCGGCGAGATTGCAACCCGCCGCGGCGACCTCGACGCGGGTATCAACCACTTCCGTGAGGCAGCCAAGATCGAGGACGGAGGACTGTACTTCGAGCCGCCCAAGTGGTACTACCCAATTCGGCACTCACTCGGCGTCGCGCTGATCAAGGGGGGCCAACATGCCGAGGCCGAAAAAGTGTATCGCGAGGACCTTCGCCGCTTCCCGGAAAACGGCTGGTCACTGTTCGGCCTCGCGCAGGCGCTCCGTGCGCAGGGGAAGGACACTGAAGCGGCCGCAGCGGAAGCGCGCTATCGCCGGGCATGGCCGGACACAGACGTGACGCTGACGGCATCGAGGTTCTAG